Proteins from a single region of Nocardioides anomalus:
- a CDS encoding PD40 domain-containing protein, with protein sequence MLGRWRRTALAVGAAAALVTTSGAAYGAPAAGPRAAVAAAEPGSAGMLAYTFGVGSRGQTRIATVWTDGSHRQVITKRGNAYGPVWSPDGSTLAYSTLRGVGLMTATGGGQHLVVPGGRSPSWAPDGRRLAFACDEGLCVVDLVTGQRTVVVPTTADWPAVDSSTWSPDGSSLAFTRISADGDDYTSDTQLWTVHADGSGLAAVPGTSPEGIDPLWSPDGTWLMYTEHYGGRGGEYSGDVFLVHPDGTARTPVLTLDGSDAGSSWSPDGSRVVVSSVADLYPTMDGIWTLRPDGTDRQLVVREGWGAQWRPAFTAPLPGTTAARAASGPRLAYVAMTDTGFDLFTARPDGADVRRLTTRGRITSPAWSPDHRMIAFVARNRRGAHALWTIRADGSGAKRRTDVGFQPPQLAWAPGGGVLAYGDGPRLCTYTLASRTRECRRISDNDVDTVSHPSFAPSGRRLVFSLTDNTDVSRLVVTGTHGGPVRRLTQGKGGSALDPSWSPRGDRIAFTLAAGGQFDRRRQTAVLTIRPDGTHPTTLFATPGLDDAPAWSPDGRRVVVRSDGPPAADGTAQPGVWVVDASGRHEWLAVPGRGVAYADW encoded by the coding sequence CGGGATGCTCGCCTACACGTTCGGGGTCGGGAGCCGCGGCCAGACGCGGATCGCGACCGTGTGGACCGACGGGTCGCACCGTCAGGTCATCACGAAGCGGGGCAACGCCTACGGGCCGGTGTGGTCGCCGGACGGGAGCACGCTGGCCTACAGCACGCTGCGCGGGGTCGGGTTGATGACGGCGACCGGCGGCGGCCAGCACCTCGTGGTGCCGGGCGGCCGGTCGCCCTCGTGGGCGCCGGACGGCCGGCGGCTGGCCTTCGCGTGCGACGAGGGCCTGTGTGTCGTCGACCTGGTGACGGGACAGCGGACGGTCGTCGTGCCGACCACCGCGGACTGGCCGGCGGTGGACTCCTCGACCTGGTCGCCGGACGGCTCGTCGCTGGCGTTCACGCGCATCAGCGCCGATGGCGACGACTACACGAGCGACACCCAGCTCTGGACGGTGCACGCGGACGGCAGCGGGCTGGCCGCCGTGCCGGGGACCTCGCCGGAGGGGATCGACCCGTTGTGGTCGCCGGACGGGACGTGGCTGATGTACACCGAGCACTACGGCGGTCGGGGCGGCGAGTACAGCGGCGACGTGTTCCTCGTCCACCCCGACGGCACCGCGCGCACGCCGGTGCTGACCCTGGACGGGTCCGACGCCGGGTCGTCCTGGTCGCCCGACGGCAGCCGGGTGGTCGTCTCGAGCGTCGCCGACCTCTACCCGACCATGGACGGCATCTGGACCCTGCGCCCCGACGGCACCGACCGCCAGCTCGTGGTCCGTGAGGGCTGGGGCGCGCAGTGGCGCCCCGCCTTCACGGCCCCGCTCCCGGGCACCACCGCGGCCCGCGCGGCCTCCGGCCCCCGGCTGGCGTACGTCGCGATGACCGACACCGGCTTCGACCTCTTCACCGCCCGACCGGACGGTGCGGACGTCCGCCGCCTCACCACCCGCGGTCGGATCACCTCGCCCGCGTGGTCGCCGGACCACCGGATGATCGCCTTCGTCGCCCGGAACCGCCGCGGCGCCCACGCGCTCTGGACCATCCGCGCCGACGGCAGTGGCGCGAAGAGGCGCACCGACGTCGGCTTCCAGCCGCCCCAGCTCGCCTGGGCCCCCGGCGGGGGAGTGCTGGCGTACGGCGACGGGCCGCGCCTGTGCACATACACCCTGGCCAGCCGCACGCGCGAGTGCCGGCGCATCTCCGACAACGACGTGGACACCGTGTCCCACCCCTCGTTCGCGCCCAGCGGCCGCCGGCTGGTCTTCAGCCTCACCGACAACACCGACGTGAGCCGGCTCGTGGTCACCGGCACCCACGGGGGACCGGTCCGCCGGCTGACCCAGGGGAAGGGCGGCTCCGCCCTCGACCCCTCCTGGTCGCCGCGCGGCGACCGGATCGCCTTCACGCTCGCCGCCGGAGGCCAGTTCGACCGGCGCCGCCAGACCGCGGTCCTGACCATCCGGCCCGACGGCACCCACCCGACCACGCTCTTCGCGACCCCCGGCCTCGACGACGCCCCCGCCTGGTCGCCGGACGGCCGCCGCGTGGTCGTCCGCAGCGACGGTCCACCGGCGGCCGACGGCACCGCCCAACCGGGCGTGTGGGTGGTCGACGCCTCCGGTCGCCACGAGTGGCTGGCCGTGCCCGGGCGGGGTGTCGCCTACGCGGACTGGTGA